Below is a genomic region from Elusimicrobiota bacterium.
AATCCTTGGGTTGGACGACCACCCAAAGGAAGGTTGCCATAAATGGATGAACCGAGAAAAAAATATCTAAGCGCGACGCAGATCAATATGTTTCTGCATTATCCCAAGCAATTTGAAACGCGCTATATCCAGGGCATTAAAACGCCGCCTACTGGGGCCATGATCCAAAGCCAGATTTGGCATCGGACCTTAGAAGAAAATTACCGCCAGAAAATCAGCACCGGCAAGGATTTTCCGTTATCCCAGATGCTTGAGCTCTACGCGGGTTATTTTGATCACATTTTTAAGAATGAGGAGATCAGCTTGAAGCCGGGTGAAAACGCGGCCAAACTGAAGGATCAAGGCCTGGCCATTACCAAAGCCCATCACGAAACCATTGCCCCCATCGTTTTTCCCGCCAAGGTGGAGGAGCGCTTCGAGGTTAGCCTTGGGGCTGATTTTCCGTACTGCTTGGTTGGAATTTGGGACTTAATTGATACCGAAGGCTGCATCGTTGACAACAAAGCCTTTGGCAGGCTGCCGACCCAAGAGGAAGTGGACGATAACGTCCAACTCAGCGTCTACAGCCTCGCTTATCGCCTCGTCAACGACCGGGTAGAAAAGGGATTAAGGTTCGATGTCGTTGTGAAGGGCAAGGAGCCTAGGCCGATACAAATCCACACCAAAAGAACCAACGACCATTGCCGTTGGCTCTTAGGGGTTATGGAGAGGATGGCCGATATTTTGGAATCCGGCAGATTTGAAACTCACCAAACCGCAAATTATCCGTTAAGGAGGAGCTAATGAAAACCGATGTCGTGTTACCAGAAGAGCCGCAGAACGAGCGAACTGAAGGGAGCCCAAAACCGGCTCCTGCCGTGCGCCTTGGAAACCCCAAGAAGTCGGCCGCCGAATCCTCGCCTTTCCAAAAGGCTAAGGCCAAGGAAAAAAGACTCAAGCTATTTATTTGGGGAGACTCAGGGGCGGGCAAGACCACCCTGGCTCTTCAATTTTACAAGCCCGTTGTCATAGACCTTGAAGGTGGATGTGACCTTTATGGGGAGGCGTTTGATTTTGAGGTGCTCAAGGCGACCACGGCTGACGAGGTGCTGGGGGCCGTCAACTGGCTTTTAAGCAATCAACACCCTCACCGTACATTGGTGATTGATCCCATCACGATTTACTGGG
It encodes:
- a CDS encoding PD-(D/E)XK nuclease family protein yields the protein MDEPRKKYLSATQINMFLHYPKQFETRYIQGIKTPPTGAMIQSQIWHRTLEENYRQKISTGKDFPLSQMLELYAGYFDHIFKNEEISLKPGENAAKLKDQGLAITKAHHETIAPIVFPAKVEERFEVSLGADFPYCLVGIWDLIDTEGCIVDNKAFGRLPTQEEVDDNVQLSVYSLAYRLVNDRVEKGLRFDVVVKGKEPRPIQIHTKRTNDHCRWLLGVMERMADILESGRFETHQTANYPLRRS